In the genome of Candidatus Eisenbacteria bacterium, the window AATGAATTCGGCGGCACGATGCAGACTTCGCCGTTCACGTCAACCATGCTGCGCGGATCGACGTGCTTGGGGTCGACCACGGTGGAGTTCACGTTGGTGAAGATCTTGAACTCGTCGGCGACCCGGATGTCGTAGCCGTAGGACGAAACGCCGTACGAAATCACTCCGGCGCGCACCTGCTTCTCCTCGAACGGCTCGATCATCTGGTGTTCGACGCACATGCGGCGGATCCAGTGGTCGGGCTTGATGGACATGCTTACGCTCCCTCGCGACGTCGGTCGAGGAGCCGGACCACGTGTCCGAGCTCCGGAATCAAGAGTCGAGTCAGAGCCAATGTGACCGCTTTGGGCGAGCCCGGCAAGGCCACGACCAGTCGTCCGCGCACCACTCCGGCGAGTGCTCGCGACAACCACGCGGCACTGCCGACCTGAGCGAACGACAGGCTCCGGAATGCTTCGCCGAAACCCGGCAGCTCGCGTTCGAACAATGGAGCGAGTGCCTCGGGGGTGCGGTCGCGTGGCGCGATTCCGGTACCGCCGGTCAGGATCACCGCATCGACGCGCGGCTTCGTCACCGCGGCGCGCAGCGCACGACGAATCGCGGCGATCTCGTCCGGCACCCAGGTGCGCGACTCGATCGGGTGGCGCACGCGACGCAGCAACCGCTCGATCGCGTCGCGCACCT includes:
- a CDS encoding MogA/MoaB family molybdenum cofactor biosynthesis protein; this translates as VRDAIERLLRRVRHPIESRTWVPDEIAAIRRALRAAVTKPRVDAVILTGGTGIAPRDRTPEALAPLFERELPGFGEAFRSLSFAQVGSAAWLSRALAGVVRGRLVVALPGSPKAVTLALTRLLIPELGHVVRLLDRRREGA